The segment GATGACACAGCAAAGGCTGCTGAAATTTCTGGATTACGGTGGAGAATCAGGAAAGTTTTTCGAATCACCAACCCGTCGCAGCATGAAACTGGACAAATTCGATATCGCCATCCTGGAAGCGCTGCAGCAGGATGCGCGCATCAGCCTGCAGGCCCTGAGCGAGCGCGTGGGCCTGACCAGCTCGCCCTGCTGGACGCGCATCAAGCGCATGGAGGAGGCGGGGGTGATCGAGGGCTATTCGGTGCGGGTGAATGCCGCGCAGATCGGCCTGGCGGACACGGTGATCGTACAGGTGACCCTGAACGACCACTCGGACGCAGCCCTGTTCGAGTTCGGCCAGGCCCTGGAGCAGATCCCCGAGGTGCTGGAGGCTTTTCTGGTCTCGGGCGACTACGACTACTACGTGCGCATCGCCGTGGCCGACACGCGCGACTACGAACGCCTGCTGCGTGAACGGCTCTACAAGATCCCGGGTATCCGGCACAGCAAGAGCAGCTTCGTGCTGCGCCAGCTCAAGCAGAGCCAGTTGCCGCTGCGCCGCTAGCACCCGACCCGGGGGCGACCCGGGCCGGCTGCGTCTCAGCGCTGATGGCTCAGTGCAGGTGCGACGGGGCGCGGCGCGCCTTGGCGGCGTGCAGGCTGGCCTTGCCGCCGGCCTTCTTGCCCTTCTTGGCGCTGCTGCCCTTCTTCTTGGCGGCCTTCTTGGCGCCATGGCTCTTCTTGGCAGCCTTGACCTTCTTCTGCGCGCCCAGGGCGCGACCGTCGGCCGACTCGGTCCAGGCGCCGGGGGTGGCCGGCGCGCCTTGAGCCTGGGTTTGGGCCTGGGCCAGATTGGCGCCCAGGGACAGCAGGCCGCTCAGGGCCAGGATCAGCAGGTTCTTTTTCATGCTTTGTGGTCTTGCGTCGGTGAGGACAGCCGCATTCTAGGCGCCCGTCCTTGGCGTCAACTTAAG is part of the Shinella sp. XGS7 genome and harbors:
- a CDS encoding Lrp/AsnC family transcriptional regulator translates to MKLDKFDIAILEALQQDARISLQALSERVGLTSSPCWTRIKRMEEAGVIEGYSVRVNAAQIGLADTVIVQVTLNDHSDAALFEFGQALEQIPEVLEAFLVSGDYDYYVRIAVADTRDYERLLRERLYKIPGIRHSKSSFVLRQLKQSQLPLRR